Below is a window of Tachysurus fulvidraco isolate hzauxx_2018 chromosome 11, HZAU_PFXX_2.0, whole genome shotgun sequence DNA.
GAAGCAAAATGGAGACAAAATAACGCAGGTGAGCAAACAAAGAGGAAAAGCCCTTCTTAATTCTGTTATAATACAAATCAAGAGTTTGGTTGTTTACCTTGTGGACGGATTTTCGGCAATAAGACTTCCTTAACTCTTTTTTTCACatcttaaagtaaataaatattacccAATATCAGTAATCTGGaataatcataaaatataaatgatcatATTTAGACTAAACATTGTGTGAAGTACACCTACATTGCAGATTGCGTTCGTCGATCATTGGTCCTGAGGGTAAAATTTTCTGTTCTGCTGCAGCTGTAGAAACAAAATGGAGTTTTAGTTTCTACAGTTTCAGGTTTTAATCTAAGGCAGCATGTTTAATTCGATTTTGATTAAGTTCTGTTGGTTTTTCTCTAGTAAATTATTCTTGATTTCTATGTCTGTCTAATCATGCTAACACTttgtgattttctgcagtcttgttcctgcttacttcttatttctgttagatgaatTTCATGGCTCTTTTTATTAagatacagaaacaatgtttgCTTGTTTACCTTGTGGTTGTATTTTGTTGAATTCCTCTTCAGAGTTTTGCTCGACTTGttttttcagatctgagagagatttccCCGTtccatcaaatgagagatgttgattgacagtgaagctgggtgagtcgtcacatccaggagaaacacagagagacgggaaactctacagagaggaaacacgtcatagagaaggagaaaagtggatGAGAGGAACAaatgaatctcagactgaatcagaacaaagacacacttgtgatctcggacaggaacatttcttgttgctgtaatgagcttttaggaggaaactttgtgaggaacagcgccctctgtagatcagacagtgagtgttacctggaggaagtggatgtcatcatgtgtgtgtgaaagctgctccatctcagtgactctcctgTTTAGATCAGCAAGCTCCTGCTCCAGTGGattcaggagtcgttcagctcgactcacTTCAGCTTCCTCCTGAGATCTGATCAGCTCCTtcacctccgagcgctttttctGCATGGAGCTGATCAGCTCATTAAAGATCCTCTGATCCTCTTCTGCTGCCTGTGAATGCACcttttagaacacacacacacacacacacacacacacacacacacacacacacacacacacttacagtgactctataatgtgtgtgtttatgtgaatccctcagtttcctcctcaccttattaatgtccacagtctgtttcagctcctgcaccttcttctgcttctcctggattTTCTGCTGGGATTTAATCTGCTCCTCCTTTAACTCAttctaaaatcaaataaaacacaatccaTTTTTTCTGCATCAGGAAATCAGCTTGTCAATGATAACTGCAGCTAAacctataaaaatataatataatataatataatataatacgaTTGAGCTTGTGATGTTTCATATTATATTCTGAGTTTATATGTAAATCTGAATCCGAATCACTTTATTTTACCAAGCATATGTGAGCATTTAACTCACAGTGTACACAAGATcacaaactgttttaaatgtaaacaccaTATTAATACTGATCTCGAACTTCCCCAGTCATTTGTATTCAACAGTATTTTACCTGTACAGTTACATTATATGAATATTGTCAGGTGTCGGCTGTTCACAGTAGACTGTACGATCAGACCAGATTAACACTTCTTACCAACATCTATTTAACATTTTCATACCACAGTGTATGGAAATcatataaaatgaatagaaattagattagaaataaaataaataatagattgacttgtaaaataataatattcagttctcacctgttttttagttctttctgttttagtTGAAACTGTATCATGGCCTTTGTGTTGATCCATCGCACACAAGTAACAGATGAAGCTTTGGTCAGTACGACAGTAGatctccatcagtttgtcatgttcagagcagatcctctcttggagctctgcacaggcttcaactaacttgtgcttcttaaaAGCAGGAGACTGATAGTGAGGTTGAAGATGATCTTCACAATAAGAGGCCTGACAAACCAGACATGAATTAACAGCTTTGCGTTTTCTCCCTGTGCAGGAATCACACTCCACTTCTCCAGGTCCAGCGTAACAGTGAGTAGAAGCAGATTGAAGTTCATTTTCCTTCAGTTCTTCCACCACTTTTGCCAGCTTGTTGTTCCTGCATAATTCAGGCCTAGTATTGTGAGTCACTTTACACTGAGGGCAGCTGTAGACACTCCTCTGATCTTCTTTATCCCAGAATTCATcaatacacaccttacagaaatTGTGGCCACAGGGAGTCGTTACAGGTTCCTTCAGGAGTTCCTgacacactggacagctgaacCGATCCTGCTCTGTTGAAATATCAGCCTCAGCCATTTTCTTGGAGTCTCATactaagagagagaaataagaagAGAGGGTGGGGAGTTGCAAAGAGGAACAGAGTCAACAGAGTCAATGAGAGAGGTGTCTCTCATTGAGGTGTGATAGGCAACTTTCAGTTTCttaagttttgttttctgtgaaaTGAGCTGTCAGGTTTCATTTTGGTGTAGAGTGAGAggaaagtgggtgtggcttcaAGCACATAATTCAGGTGTTTAGAAATTTTGTAGTGTAATTGAGATTCCCTGAGATTTAAAGATTCAAGTGAACTAAATATTGCACTGAATATATtcttataaatttttgtctcaTGACCAAATATTgcatatttgaatatatttttatcatcGCTGgaatatttattcagaaaattgtaattaatttcACTGATTTATTCACCCACCATCATTAGCAAGTTTTCATAGAGCTGAGGAGGTTATGTCTCAGGAAGGCAAAAAAGGGTGTGTTCGAGAATGCTAAAGGCCTGTTCTGCTAAACTGGGTAAGCCACCACAGTACTTGTTCAACCTGATTCTGAGGCTAGGGAGTGTGCCAATACTGTTGCTCTGAACTCACACATTATGATGTCTTTTGAATGGCTGCTTCTCCATCTCCTCAGACCACAGGTCCACCACACTCAAGATCCACTGCGGTTTGTGTACCAAGCAAAGTTGGGTATAGATTCCATCCTCTATTTGCTACACAGGACTTAGTCTCATTTGGATAAAAGGAGTGGTGCAGTGAGAATCGAGTACTGTGGTCAGTGACACTGAAGCACCACAGGGGACCGTGCTCTTTCCTATACTGTTCACCCTATACACATCTGGCTTCTGAACTTTGAGCCATATTCAGAAATTCTTGGTTGACACTGTGATAGTTTGCAGTGTCAGGGATGGACAGGAGGGAGAGTACTTTGTGAGGTGGCGTGCCCATTTTCAACAAAACACCTTCAAGCCTCAGGCCTCAGGCAATGGTAGTGGTAGTGGATTTTCATAGGTATAAACCACAATCTCAACCTGTGTCCATACAAGGGATTGATGTGTAGAGCCTATCATGGATATGGAGGgtatggggggggggtgtaactGGGACGCTGGGTAACCCGTTGAGCCTTCTGGAGACATTGTGGGCTTCAATCAATGAAACTTTGATGAAGAAGGGTGCCCACATAATGACCCCATTCACATACCTTACCCTTCTTTTCACCACTCCATACCGACTGCTACTGTAACAGACCTAATCTGTGAGTGGGAGTGCATGTTGACATTATACTGAGcattgtgatttgtgtgtgtaatacatttTCCACTCTGAGCTCACCGCAGATGGTGTGGGGGCATGTGCACAGTAGGGGAGTGTTCTAGGGAAGTCTTGGTGTGGAGCACCACGTTGGTGTGCcgtgagtaataataataaaaagactttGTGATCAAACGATGAGCctctgtttgttattttttttttaaatttacatttcagtttggGTGAACCCGATGTTAAACGCTCGGTTACACTACCATTAAGAGTTTCCTACTAAAGGGATTGAAACATCTATTAGTTGTACTGATCTTCTGGAAGAAAGCCCAGTGACTGTTGTGAAAGTGCAGCTGATGACAAGGGAAAGATCTTGTGACAGCATGGAGAGACACCTGACAGGAGGAAATACACCCCAATGGGGCTGAAATGAGCCAGCTTCCCATATCAGCAGGGTACAAGGGCCACCTTATCTGGCTATGATACATTCAAAAAGAAGAATACCCCTAGAGTCTGCAAGAGCAGGGACTCAAGAAGaatcaatcaactgaaatgtcagacagaatgtgcaaatagcaaaaagtacagttcagttatgaAAGattctgatggcttgtggaaagaaactgttacacagactGGTCTTGAGGGACCAaatgcttcagtacctttttccagatggcaggagggtgaagagtgtgtgtgaggggtgtgtggggtcatccacaatgctgttggctttgcggatgcagcgtgtggtgtaaatgtccctgatagagggaagagagactccaatgatcttctcagtgGGCTTctcagtgatgcagctgctcagaatgctctcaatggtccctctgtagtcAGGATTGTGGGGGGAGGgggtgcctttctcagcctttgtaggaagtagagacgctgctggggtTTCTTAGTGATGGagatggtgttgagtgaccatgtaagttctccgctagatgaacaccaagacaTTTGGTGCTcctgacgatctctacagatgtcctttcgatgttcagcagagagtggtcgctctgtgctttccagaagtcaacaaccatctctttggttttatcaacattcatagaacggttgttggctctacaccaggcattTAGCTGTTGCACCCCCTCTATGTTTGCTGACTCATCATTCTTCCTGATGAGACCCAACATGGTTGTGTCATCGGTGAACTTAATGATTTGATCTGTGAtcagtgagtcagcagagtgaacagcagtggactgagcacgcagccctggggggctccagtgttcagtgtggtagtgttggagatgctgttcctgattcGGACTGACTGAGGCCttccagtcaggaagtccaggatccagttacAGAGGGAGGcattcagtcccagcaggctcagcttcccaaccAGGTgcagagggatagagagagtgggagaTTGATTTTAGGTATGATTATAATATTGTGATCAttcaaagtgcagacagggactctggcaagactagctatgatagccagaaggtgacacaaaCATTAAGGCCTCCTGGGACATAAAACTCCTTTACCTTGAAAAGCTTTTCATAAAAACCTAcactaaacaaatgtttttttagcctggacttaaacactgcgTCTGAgtctcaaacaccacatggatgGTTATTCCAAAACTGTGGGGCTCTCTAAGAAAAAgcttaataaatatattcatattcaaataaattcattcattcatttattcatgccTACTTTATTCATGcctactttttatttatttttattttttaatgaatcgTTAAGGATCACTCAGGTACTGTGCTGTGAAACCATTAAGTGatttataggtcagtaatagtattttataatcagtgcAAAATATGACTGGGAGCCAGTGCAGTGtggatgtgttcatatctttctggactaactggagtttgtttatgctcctactggaacatccagacagtaaagcattataATAATCCAAGCTAAAGGTAAAAAAGGCATGACCTAGTGCTCCGTATCCTGTTGTGacatgatatttattttctcagaaATATTACTGAGATGAAAGAAAGCTATTCTGTTGATATTATCTAAATGAGCTTTAAATGAGAGACTGATGTCAAAAATCACCAAGGTCTTTTAGTGCTACACATGAtgaaatagaaagaccatcTCGAGTTCCTCTGTTAAACAGAAAGCTTATTTCTGACTGCCTGTAATACTAGAAAAAGCATTTgtcaatcttattaagctggtgtgtctcatctgacttagctgaaacatagAGCTGcatatcatcatcataacagtggaagcttaTACCATATTTATTAACAATTGCACCAATGGGTAGCATATTGTTAGAACTTTGgccatttgtttatgttcctcgtcacatgtctgccctgcctttgtctgctcctcctgtttctacacacctgtttcccattgtcattgtctattaactgtgccgcgttgccttgtgcattgCGGAATTTactgttgttttgtcttgttgtcctgtctctagtacGTGACatgttttgtgtcttttgttattaaaccccatttATATGGcaatcctgcatttgggtccgttttatTCCCGCGTTCATGACACATATATAGGGAGcaaagcaatgggcctaaaacagaaccctGTGGAACACCGAATATAACCTTAGTATATTTAGAGAAGTCaccatttaaatctacaaactgataacgatcagtcaaataagacctgagccagGAGAGGGCTATCCCTTTAACACTAACAACAATTGCTATCCTATCAAGTAAAATAGtatggtcaatggtatcaaaagctgtcTTAAGATCAAGTAACATGAGTAAGGATACACAGccctgatcagaggccagtaacaggtcatttacca
It encodes the following:
- the LOC113661696 gene encoding E3 ubiquitin/ISG15 ligase TRIM25-like isoform X1, yielding MAEADISTEQDRFSCPVCQELLKEPVTTPCGHNFCKVCIDEFWDKEDQRSVYSCPQCKVTHNTRPELCRNNKLAKVVEELKENELQSASTHCYAGPGEVECDSCTGRKRKAVNSCLVCQASYCEDHLQPHYQSPAFKKHKLVEACAELQERICSEHDKLMEIYCRTDQSFICYLCAMDQHKGHDTVSTKTERTKKQNELKEEQIKSQQKIQEKQKKVQELKQTVDINKVHSQAAEEDQRIFNELISSMQKKRSEVKELIRSQEEAEVSRAERLLNPLEQELADLNRRVTEMEQLSHTHDDIHFLQSFPSLCVSPGCDDSPSFTVNQHLSFDGTGKSLSDLKKQVEQNSEEEFNKIQPQAAAEQKILPSGPMIDERNLQYVKKRVKEVLLPKIRPQAAAEQKNLTSGPMLDEHNLQSTAVQSVLPSEPDRRADFLQYFCCLILDPNTAHPQLILSENNRVVTRSETRQEYSDHPERFDSWPQVLCKESVFGRCYWEVERSGDVLISMSYKKISRKGHGKESQFGFSSQSWSLRCSSSSVYFWHNNIKTELQGPSSSRIGVYVDHSAGTLSFYSVSDTMRLLHRVHTTFTQPLYAGFCIWSYDLPVSLCDPK
- the LOC113661696 gene encoding E3 ubiquitin/ISG15 ligase TRIM25-like isoform X2 — its product is MAEADISTEQDRFSCPVCQELLKEPVTTPCGHNFCKVCIDEFWDKEDQRSVYSCPQCKVTHNTRPELCRNNKLAKVVEELKENELQSASTHCYAGPGEVECDSCTGRKRKAVNSCLVCQASYCEDHLQPHYQSPAFKKHKLVEACAELQERICSEHDKLMEIYCRTDQSFICYLCAMDQHKGHDTVSTKTERTKKQNELKEEQIKSQQKIQEKQKKVQELKQTVDINKVHSQAAEEDQRIFNELISSMQKKRSEVKELIRSQEEAEVSRAERLLNPLEQELADLNRRVTEMEQLSHTHDDIHFLQSFPSLCVSPGCDDSPSFTVNQHLSFDGTGKSLSDLKKQVEQNSEEEFNKIQPQAAAEQKILPSGPMIDERNLQSTAVQSVLPSEPDRRADFLQYFCCLILDPNTAHPQLILSENNRVVTRSETRQEYSDHPERFDSWPQVLCKESVFGRCYWEVERSGDVLISMSYKKISRKGHGKESQFGFSSQSWSLRCSSSSVYFWHNNIKTELQGPSSSRIGVYVDHSAGTLSFYSVSDTMRLLHRVHTTFTQPLYAGFCIWSYDLPVSLCDPK